In the Desulfosporosinus acidiphilus SJ4 genome, ACTCCTCATAATCATCCAAATTGGTCACTTGTTTCATGTTGAAATGTAACTATTGTTAGATCTTTTTGGCAATATTAACGAATGTATCAGTATAATTTTACGAACAAAGGTGGGAATATGTTGAAAGAGAAAGTGTTGAAGAAATTTTATATCTTCGTAACCATTATGTTGTTAATGTTCTCTCTTGCCGGTTGTGCCAATAAACCTGTAATTCCAACGACACCTCAGACGGGCACATCTTTAAATCCGCAAGATCATCCAGCTGAAACTCCTGCTCAACCAAGAGACAAAGTAAGTCAGGCTAACGTGGAAACTAAAACCAATGATATACTTAACAAAAAGTATCCCGGTGACTGGAAATTATCCGGAAACACATTGAGTAAAGGTGCTTATACTGAAAACGGAAAATTTAAGATGGTTGATGATGTCGCTGCGTTGTTCCCAAATACAATGGGTGTGTCCATTTTCGTCGGCAATCAGAGAATCTCTTCCAGCGTAATCCAACAAAACACCGGTCAAAGAGTTCTAGGAGGGTATGCCACCCCTGCCGCTGTTGGCGACGTTCTGAAAAGTGGTACCACCACCAGCACCTTAAGCAGTGGGTATCAGAATGTCTATATTCCTCTTAAGGATAGTAACGCTAAGACCGTAGCAGTTATGACTATCTCAATACCCAAACAATAATTAACTTATAGCGCAAGCATTGTAATAACTGCCAAATATATAATATTTTCAGCCAGCAGGGTAAGTGTGCCCTGCTTTTTTATAGCAGTTTTACAAAAAGGGTAATTTTGGTTTACAAATTACTTCTATAATCCGAGCATGGTCAGACGAGGCATATTCGGACTTAAGTCAAAATAAATAGGCTGCCTTCAAATGAAGACAACCTCGCTCGCCTAATTAACGTACCAAATAATGCACCAGAGAAGGAGGCATTTTATTTGGTACGTCTCTAGACTCGGATTTTACTGAATAATCGATGTGATTATCTGCAGGGTCAGTTCACTTCGTTGACCCATTTGGCCAAGGATGACAACTCCAACAAGTCGGCTTTACTGATGCATAATCATGACATTTAACACAAAATTGATCAGAGGGACTTAAGGCCGGGTTATAATGACAGTTCAAGCACGTATCAATACCAATTTTAAATGATTTTCCCTGACTATTTACATAAACTGTCTTACCCTCACGTACGTATTCATTCCTCCATTGATCGAGTAATTTCATATGATTAGCCCTCATCCACTCTGCTGGTTCGATACATTGCTTAGTAGCAAGTTGATGGATAGTCCCAGTATTTATTTCCGGCCCTTTATTGCTTTTCCCCCAATTATAAAGGAAAGGTATAGTAAGGATGCCAACAAAAATAATAATTGCAGCTATAATCCTTCGATTTTTAAACATTACTAATCACCTTCCTTTTTTAATTCATCAAGCTTTATTTGAAATATTGGGCTAATTTTGAGTTAAAGGGACATCCTCTGATATCTATCAAGTGCTTATTTCATTTTTTCCAATCAGAAGAGATTTATCCTGACTAAGATATAAGAAATACTTTTAGAAAAATATTAAACCCTTTTCAGCTCTTGGTTAAGCAAGCCCTTAGTACAAAATCACATTGATAACAACCAAAAACCTTCCTTGCCAACTGATGTCAACGGAAGGTTTTGGTTGTTATCAAGATATCTTTAAGAAATTCATCAGAAATTCACAACTCATTCACAGCAAAATCGTATTGATTCTTTATACTTTGAGACATAAAGACAGATTTGGAGTTAAACATATTCAAAATTGAATTTCAAGGAGGAAACATAATGAAGACAAAATGGATTGTAGGACTCTCATTAGCAAGCGTGATTGCGCTTTCAGGTACGGTATTCGCGATGAACTCTGGGTCAGTTGCCACCCAATCAGTCGGACAAACTCCTGGTATATCACTCGCCGTTTATAAAACTCCCAATCCAGAAACAGCTGCTAATACATCACAATCTACAGTTGACAACAATTCAAATGACGTTACTAATCCGGGTTCTTATGGTTACGATGGAGAGTATGGCATGATGGGGGGTTACGGGGCTAACGGATACGGCGGAGGTTACGGCATGATGGGCGGTTACGGGGCTAATGGATACAGCGGAGGCTATGGCATGATGGGCGGTTACGGGGCTAATGGATACAGCGGAGGCTATGGCATGATGGGCGGTTACGGGGCTAATGGATACAGCGGAGGCTATGGCATGATGGGCGGTTACGGGGCTAATGGATACAGCGGAGGCTATGGCATGATGGGCGGTTACGGGGCTAATGGATACAGCGGAGGCTATGGCATGATGGGGGGTTACGGTATGATGGGCGGTTTTGGCTACGGCAATGGCAGTAATTACGGTCAAAACATTAAAGATGATAATAGTGCGGCAAAGGATATGGAGACCTCCTTAACCAACGCCACAGTCGACAAAAGCGCGAATACAATAACCTATACTGGCACAGCTGTGAACATTGTTATGTTTGGCGGACCAGAAGAAGCCGATGGTAAATTCGTTATTGGCGGATTAATAAATCCAACCCTAAAAATCCCTCAAGGAGCAAAAGTAACGATGGAGCTAATCAATGAGGATACCGGTATGCCTCATGGAGTCGAGTTAACAGCCGCACCCCCTCCTTATGCTTATATGTCGATGATGCAAGGAGGGGTTTACCCGGGTAGCTTTATCCCTCCGATTCCGGAAGCCGCTACTAATCAATATCCGTCGGCCCAGGTTTCGTTTACGGCGAGTAATAACGGTGAGTTTTACTATTTATGCCAATACCCAGGTCATGCTGCAAAAGGTATGTACGGGAAAATTATTATTGGTTAAAAGTACAAAATCTAGACTTTGGCGGAATTGGTTATTTGCTTGAGGGTTTATTTATAGATTCGCGGTTCTCTTACTCTTACTCTTACTATGGAAGATATTATGACTTTAGGAAAATTCCTAGATAATCTAAGCATCTTCTGGTGGAAGGAAAAGCTACCTACAATACTTTTATGGGGCCTTTCGGGGTGCATATTAAAGGATCAACATCATTCGTTGCCGACCTGACGACTCAAATTATGCAGTATATCTTAGTAATTGCCGGAACTCTTAGCTCCATGTATACAACTTATTGAAACGCCAAAAGAACTATGGTGTAAGTAAAACCTTATCAGTTTCATTACCGCATATGGGTGTCATTTTGCTCTTCGGTATTTTAAACTCCCTCAGCTTTACTGTCCGTATGGTAATGCGGATGTAAAATTCGGATGTCAGAGGTTAGCGGCCAGAGGTTATTAGATAATTTATTTTTAACAGCTTTGCGCACTCGCGAAATCGAGTGCGCGAATCAGTTACAGATCAACACGTTAATTAATTTAAATAAAATTGCAGTTTTAGGAGATTATATGTATATCTCCTAAAAGATTTTTTTCGGGAGGGCGTGCCATGAATGACACAAAGAAAACCCAAAAATTAAAAACCGTTATTATAGTAGTCTTGCTCGCCGCATGTTTAATTGGGGCTGGGGCCTATGGATTCTTTTCCAATAATAGTAGTTCAACACCCCTTTCGTCGACTTCTAGCAACAGTGACTACACTAATGCCAGGAACCGTGTAGATACTCTAACCCAACAACTGAAATCAAGCCCTAATGATATCGGTTTGCAGCAAGATTTGGGAGATGCTTATTATGATTTAGGAACCGCTGCCCGAAATAATGCTCCGAACGAAGCAAAAGAGGATTATAGTCAGGCAGTAAAAAATTATCAAGTTGTTCTCAAGAATAAACAAGACCTCAATGTCATAACCGATATGGCGACAGCTGCCTATTATAGTCAACAATTTGATCTAGCTGAACAAAGTTACCAAAAGGCCTTAAGCATAAATCCAAATTTCACTCCCGCTTTGAATAATTATGGCGTATTTCTGTATGAGTATAAAAAAGACAATGCTTCAGCCATCCGAATGTGGCAAACTGCCCTGAACCAAGATCCCAATGGACCCAACTCTGCTCAACTTAAGTCCCTGATTAAACAAGCTCAGAATCGATAAAGACTACTTGTAAGTTAACAAGATTAAGAACCAAAGGTTTAATCTATCATTTTTCGAAAAACACAAAAGGGAACTAAGTGCAATACTTCAGTTCCCTTTTGTGCTTCTGTAATCTTATTTACCTTCCCATTCTTCCAGTGGAACCCATCATGGTTCTGACTCTTGAATATTGACCCGATTGTTGAGTTGTGCTAGAAGCATTCACCTTATTAGACCTGTATGTTCCACTCATTACTTGCTGGCTTTGTGAATTATTCATTGGTCCATTCATGGGAGTACTCACAGACTTTGTCTGCATTTGAGTATAACCGGGCATGTTTTGTATTTGATTATTGGGTTCGTTGGTAGCGATTGGAGTACTCATAGGCATCGTCTGCATTTGAGTATACCCCGGCATGTTTTGTAGCTGATTATTGGGTTCGTTAGCACTCGTTGGATTACTAGGGTTTGTCTGGTTAGTCTTCGGAGTTGTTCCCTGCAAATCTCCTGGACTTGTGACATTGCTAGGAGTCATATATGAAGTTGCGCTGGAAGGTTGCGACAATGTGTTGTGGGAATTGCTCCCCGTGGTAGCAGCATTCACGATCCCCGCCACCCCTAATACTAAAGCCATTGATAAAGTCGCCACTAATGCTTTCTTTTGCATGCTACAATTCAATCCTTTCTTAACAAGATTTAGATAATATTAAAATTCAACGCCCTTGAAATCCAGTTTAATTTTCCGTTTGTCTCTCACCTCCTGTTGTCACCATAGTATTCGCAGTCCCTTCCGATTCTCGGGGGGTAGGTTTACATCTTTTTTAAACTAAATTTTTTTAAGGTACCCCCTAAAATCCAAGATATCTTTACGAAACTTTCTACTAGGTGGAGGGGTTGAAGTGCAAGAACAAACAATTCAGCAGACTTTACAAGCAGCTAAAAAGGGAAACAAACTTGCTAGAGAAGAATTTATTGAAAATCACAAACCATTGATCTTGAAAATCAGCTCAAATTTATGTAAGCGGTATCTAACTTGGGGACATGATGAAGAACTAAGCATCGCCTTAGTAGCTTTTAATGAAGCAATTGATGACTATGACCCTGTCCAGGGTGCCTCGTTCTACGGGTTTGCTAAAACTATCATAACACGACGATTAATCGATTACTTTCGCAAAGAGTCAAAACATCAATTACTCTCGCTTACCCCTTCAGAGTCTGACAACGACATCGATCACCATTATGCTTCCGAAGCGTCTTTGGATATATATAAAGAGAAAGAACAGCATAATGATTTTGCCGAGACGGTTAAGAGCTATATAATCGTTTTAGCCGAATATGGAATAACCTTAGAAAATTTAGTGGAAGTCTCCCCTAAACACCGTGACAGTAAAGCAACACTATATAAAGTGGCCCAAAAACTATGTTCTCAACCCGATTTGCTGCAATACCTAACCAAGAATAAGTGCTTGCCTCTCAAAGAGTTAGAGCTTCTTACCGGAGTAAAACGCAAAGTCCTGGAAAGAGGGCGCAAATATCTGATTGCCACAGTTCTAATCCTATCCGATCCTGAATTCAGATCTTTAAAAAACTTTACACAAATAGACTCGATAACTACGCGAAAGGGGTTAGCGTAATGGCCAAAACTAGAGGCATTGTCATGAAGACCTCCAAAAAAAACACTATTCTTTACACTGAATACGGGGACTATCTGAATATCAAAACACCGCTTGCTGCTCCCCTTCTCGGACAAGTTATGGAAGTGGATCTGCCTATACGGAAAGCTATTAGTCCAAGCTTCCTAAAAATAGCTTCGATTGCAGCTATGCTGCTTCTCGTTTTGGGTGTAAGTGTATTTAACATTGTCTCCGGCGTCAATACCGCCGTAGCAGCTGTTGTAATGGATATAAATAATAGTAAGGAACTTTTGGTTAACTCTGATGCCAAAGTTCTTAAGGTGATTGATTTAAATCAAGGAACTCAAATTTCACCATCTGAGCTTGAGCTTCAAGGAAAAGACATTTATACATCTGTTGCCCTAATGGTAGATCAGGCCAATACTCAGGGAGGCTTTAAACAAGGCAAAAAACCGGTCATGGCAAGCATTATCCCCCTTAACAACCGTCAGGCAGATATCGTTGATCAAGCCAAACTCCGTGACTCTATTAGACGCCTCATGATTGAGAAAAATATTTCTTCCGACTTGATGGTAAGCACGACAGATGAAACCACACAAAAAACCGCTCAAAACCTAGGAATGAGTGTGAACAATTATCTAGTGTATAAGGGTTTAATGGCTAAAGGGTTCGTTGTCAATCCAAAAGGTTCAGGTAATAACAACACTCTTCATATGTTGACAGAGGCAAATACTACCTTAAACTCACTTTTCCCTAAAGAATGTGTAACAATAAATCCTCAAAGCGAGACACCTCAAGAGACACCCAACGCGATGGAAACTCCGATGACTGGCCAAAATATGCCTTCTAATGGTACCCAAAAAGCGAGTTTGAATCCAAGTCCGACTCCGAGTTCGGGTCAAAGTCAAAGTTCTAGTCCAAGTACAAGTCATAATCCGAGTTCACCCAATATGACTAACACCTCGCCACCTACCGGTTACCCAATGCCCAGCAGTTCTCCAAAGAACATTACACCCTCGTTCCCCATACCCAAGCAAGATAATATGCCTGCTAGCTCAGGCTCCGAGAGTCATAATATGATGCCTTAAATTCATACAAGAGTCTTTTACACACAAATAGTGAAAGACTCTTGAAATTCATCAGAAATTCATAACTCATTCACAGCAAAATCGAATTGATTTTCTATACTTGAGACATGAAGCAAGGTTATAATTAGAGGAGGAAAAATGATGAATAAGACAAAATGGATTGTAGGACTCTCAATAGCTAGTATAATTGCCCTTTCAGGTACTGTGTTCGCTATGAACTCTGGGTCATATGCCACCAAACCTGTCGGACAAAATACCGTTTTATCAAATTCCGTTAATAAAACCGCCAATCTAGGAACAGGCACTGGCACTGATACCGACGGAAGCAGCGCGATTAATAATAGTTCGCCAACAACAAGACAAGCCACAAGCACATCACCATCTTCAAGTGACAGTAGGCCAAATAACGTAATTACGCCAGGTTCTAATGGATTCGCCGGAGGTTATGGAATGGGTGGTTACGGTACTAATGGAAATGGTGGAGGCAACGGTATGATGGGCGGCTACGGTGCTAACGTAAACGGTGGAGGCTACGGAATGATGGGTGGCTACGGCGCTAACGGAAACGGTGGAGGTTATGGTATGATGGGCGGTTACGGTTCTAGTGGATACGGCGGAGGATATGGCATGATGGGCGGTTATGGTTCTAATGGAAACGGTAATAAGTAATTACTCAAGTACGATACATTCACTGTTGGTTTCTTTGTTACAATGATGTACCATGTACCATATTCCCAATAAACAGAAAAGGAGTTTGTTTCTTGATGAGAATCTTACTCGTTGATGATGAAAAGAAAATCATCACAGTTCTTAAAGCCTACCTACAACAAGAAGGCTTCCAAGTAACTACCGCCCTTAACGGGCTAATTGCTCTGACGCTATTTAAGGAGAACACTTACGATCTAATTATCCTCGATTTGATGCTTCCCGGTATGTCCGGTATAGAGATTTGTCGTGAAATCCGTAAAATATCCTCCGTCCCTATCATAATGCTCACGGCAAAAGTCGAAGAAGAAGACCGTATTCAAGGCTTGGGCATCGGTGCAGATGATTACATTACCAAACCCTTCAGCCCACGCGAAGTAGTCGCTCGGGTTCGTGCTGTTTTACGTCGGGTGAATAACGAAACCACTCCACTTGCAGACATGATTTCCTATAACAACGGTCTGACTATAGACAATATTCAACATGAGGTTCGCCTTCATGATCAAGTAGTTCCACTCACTCCAACCGAGTTTAAGATTCTGGGGGCCTTGGCTAAGCATCCTGGACGGGTATACTCCCGTGGACAGCTGGTTGAAATTGTTCAAGGACATGACTTTGAAGGAGATGATCGCGTGATTGATGCTCATATTAAAAAAATCCGGCAAAAAATCGAGCTTTCCCCAAGTGACCCGCGTATTATTCTCACTGTTTACGGAGTGGGCTATAAGTTCAATCCCAATCCGGAGCTGTAAGATGCGCAAAAAACTATTTTTGTCCACAATCATCATCGCGCTGATTACCGTTACCCTTAGCATGCTAGCCGTTGAATTTGTCTTTCAGCAACAATTTAGTAACTATCTGACTACGACGAATGAGAATACTATAGAGCAGCTGCCTTCACGCCTAAGCGCCCTCTATCTGAGTAAGGGTTCTTGGGATTCTGCCTCTTTAGAAGAAATCAGCAATACCCTTCCGGCTGGCACGACGGTAACATTGAGCGATCCCAATGGCCGACTCATTGCCACCTTAAA is a window encoding:
- the dsrJ gene encoding sulfate reduction electron transfer complex DsrMKJOP subunit DsrJ, producing the protein MFKNRRIIAAIIIFVGILTIPFLYNWGKSNKGPEINTGTIHQLATKQCIEPAEWMRANHMKLLDQWRNEYVREGKTVYVNSQGKSFKIGIDTCLNCHYNPALSPSDQFCVKCHDYASVKPTCWSCHPWPNGSTK
- a CDS encoding tetratricopeptide repeat protein; protein product: MNDTKKTQKLKTVIIVVLLAACLIGAGAYGFFSNNSSSTPLSSTSSNSDYTNARNRVDTLTQQLKSSPNDIGLQQDLGDAYYDLGTAARNNAPNEAKEDYSQAVKNYQVVLKNKQDLNVITDMATAAYYSQQFDLAEQSYQKALSINPNFTPALNNYGVFLYEYKKDNASAIRMWQTALNQDPNGPNSAQLKSLIKQAQNR
- the sigI gene encoding RNA polymerase sigma-I factor — its product is MQEQTIQQTLQAAKKGNKLAREEFIENHKPLILKISSNLCKRYLTWGHDEELSIALVAFNEAIDDYDPVQGASFYGFAKTIITRRLIDYFRKESKHQLLSLTPSESDNDIDHHYASEASLDIYKEKEQHNDFAETVKSYIIVLAEYGITLENLVEVSPKHRDSKATLYKVAQKLCSQPDLLQYLTKNKCLPLKELELLTGVKRKVLERGRKYLIATVLILSDPEFRSLKNFTQIDSITTRKGLA
- a CDS encoding anti-sigma factor domain-containing protein, whose product is MAKTRGIVMKTSKKNTILYTEYGDYLNIKTPLAAPLLGQVMEVDLPIRKAISPSFLKIASIAAMLLLVLGVSVFNIVSGVNTAVAAVVMDINNSKELLVNSDAKVLKVIDLNQGTQISPSELELQGKDIYTSVALMVDQANTQGGFKQGKKPVMASIIPLNNRQADIVDQAKLRDSIRRLMIEKNISSDLMVSTTDETTQKTAQNLGMSVNNYLVYKGLMAKGFVVNPKGSGNNNTLHMLTEANTTLNSLFPKECVTINPQSETPQETPNAMETPMTGQNMPSNGTQKASLNPSPTPSSGQSQSSSPSTSHNPSSPNMTNTSPPTGYPMPSSSPKNITPSFPIPKQDNMPASSGSESHNMMP
- a CDS encoding response regulator transcription factor, translating into MRILLVDDEKKIITVLKAYLQQEGFQVTTALNGLIALTLFKENTYDLIILDLMLPGMSGIEICREIRKISSVPIIMLTAKVEEEDRIQGLGIGADDYITKPFSPREVVARVRAVLRRVNNETTPLADMISYNNGLTIDNIQHEVRLHDQVVPLTPTEFKILGALAKHPGRVYSRGQLVEIVQGHDFEGDDRVIDAHIKKIRQKIELSPSDPRIILTVYGVGYKFNPNPEL
- a CDS encoding cache domain-containing protein, giving the protein MLKEKVLKKFYIFVTIMLLMFSLAGCANKPVIPTTPQTGTSLNPQDHPAETPAQPRDKVSQANVETKTNDILNKKYPGDWKLSGNTLSKGAYTENGKFKMVDDVAALFPNTMGVSIFVGNQRISSSVIQQNTGQRVLGGYATPAAVGDVLKSGTTTSTLSSGYQNVYIPLKDSNAKTVAVMTISIPKQ